Below is a genomic region from Jiangella gansuensis DSM 44835.
CGCCGGCCAGCGCCACGTCGGACTCGCCGCGGCGCACCGAGCGGTAGGCGCGGCCGATCGCGGTGGCTCCGGCGTCGGCGGTGCCGTGGAAGTAGGCGTTCGCCCCCTTGGCCTGGTAGCGCTGCGACGCGTAGAACAATGCGGCGGCCTGCAACCCCTCGACGTAGAAGAGCGGGTAGAAGCTGGAGGTCATGCGCTCTCCCAGGACCCGCTCGCGCGCCGTCCCATCGGGTTCACGGACCGAGAGCGCACCGTCGATCAGGTGCTGGGGGCGCGAGATCTCCTTGTTGCCGGCCAGGAACACGGCCAGCCGCTCCGGGTCGCCGGCGGCGAGGTCGACACCGCTGTCCTCGACCGCGAGCGCCAGCCCGGCCAGCGCCAGCTCGTCCTCACGGGTGGTGCTGCGCAGCGTGCGGCGCGAGGCATACGGCGACGGGTCGAAGCCGGTCAGCTCGGCACCGATCCGGGTGCGCAGCGACGTCGGGTCGAACCCGCGCAGCGGGCCGACGGCGGAGCGGCCGGCCAGCAGCCCGTCCCACGTGTCGGCATGACCGGTGCCCAATGCGGTGAGCAGCCCGATCCCGGTGACCGCCACCCGCCGCGTCATGCCGCCCCACCCGTGGCCGTTTCCCGGAGGGTCAGTGCGCCCACGGTGGTGACCACGGCGCCGTCTACCCGCACCGTCCCGCGCAGTACCGGGTCGCTCGCACCGGGCACCACCTCGACGCTCAGCTCGGCAACGTCGCCGGGCCGCACGTAGCGGCGGTAGCGGATCCGCGTCGCGCCGGCCAGCGACCACCGCTCCGGCGACCCGGCGCCGTCCACCACCAGGGCGGCCAGGCGGGCCAGGTCGTCCAGGATCAGCACCCCGGGCAGCACCGGGAAGCGCGGGAAGTGCGTGGCGAAGATCGCCGACGTGGACGGCACGTTGCGGGTCGCCTTGCCCCGGGCGCCGGGCTCCAGCGCGAGCACGGTGTCCAGGCCGGCCAGTTCGGCGGCCCGGACCAGATCGGTCCGGTCGAGCAGCGGGGTCGTCATCGCGAGCTCTCCTGTCCTGGTCGCGGCCCCGGGCCGGTGACCACGAAACATGCGTTGGTGCCGCCGAAGGCGAACGCGTTCACGAGCGCGGCCCGCACCGGTCTGGAGGCGGCCACGTTGGGCACGTAGTCGAGCGACAGCGCCGGGTCCGGGCGGTCGAGGTTGATGGTCGGCGGGACGAGGCCGTCCTGGATCGAGCCGAGCGCGGCAATCAGGTTCAGACCGGCCGCCGCCGAGGTCAGGTGCCCGGCCATCGACTTGGGCGAGCTCACCGCCAACTGCCCCGCCCACGGTCCGAAGACCTCGGTGATGGCGACCGTCTCGCTGGCGTCATTGCCGGGCGTGCCGGTGCCGTGCGCGACGACATAGTCGATGCCGTCGGGTTGCACGCCGGCGTCGACCAGCGCCTCCCGCATCGCGCGGATGGCGCCGCCGCCGTCCGGCGGGGAGTCGGTGATCCGGTACGCGTTCAGGCTGGACGCGTAGCCGGCGATCTCGCCGAGCACCGTCGCCCCGCGCGCGATCGCGTGCTCGCGCTCCTCCAGCACGGCCATCACCGCGCCCTCGCCGAGCACGAACCCGTTGCGGCGGGCGTCGAACGGTTTGCAGGCCCGTTCCGGCTGGTCCGGCGAGTCCTGGGTCAGCGCGCCCAGCAGCGCGAAGCCGAGCACGTCCATCCACGTGGTCAAGGCGTCGTAGCCCCCGGCCAGCATGACGTCGGCGTCGCCGTCCTGGATGCGCAGATAGGCCTCGCCGAGTGCGTGCGCCGAACCCGCGCACGCGGTGCTGACGGACACGAACGGCCCCCGGCAGTCGCCGATGTCGGCCATGACGGCGGGCGCGACGTTCTGGTCGCGTTCCAGCACCTCGGCCGGGGACTGCCGGAAGATCTGCCGGTGTCCGGTCGACTCCAGGAGCCATGACATGTCGGCCAGCTGCTGCAACTCGATGCGGCCCACGGTGCCGCCGACGGACACCCCGCGGCGGTACGGGTCGCCGTCCAGCGGCCCCGCCTGGGCGAGCGCCTCGACGGCGGCCGCCACACCGTAGCCGGCCCCACGCGAGAGGTAGCGACGGTGGCGGCGCTCCGGCACCGCGGTGGCGAGGTCGAAATCGGTCACCTGGCCGGCGATGCGGACCGGGAAGGCGGAGGCGTCGAAGGTGGTGATCTCGCGGACCCCGCTGCGCCCCTCCGCCAGCGCCTTCCACGTGCCGGTGGCGTCGTTCGCCAGTGGTGTGACGGCACCGATCCCGGTGACGACGACGCGCCGCCGGCCCTGCGCGGTCACTGCCCGGCTCCGGTCAGCGCCGCCAGTTGCCGCCGGGTCACCGCGGGGTCGTCCAGCTCAGCGGTGTCGATGAGCGCGCACATGACGTCCGTGGCCTCCAACACCGTGCGGTCGCCGACCACGACCGTGCCGGACACCACGGCCATCTCGTCCGATGCGGACTCCACCGTGGCGGTCACGTCCAGGACGTCGCCGGGACGTACCGGGCCGGTGAATCGCACGTCGGCGACCGACAGCAGGGCAGCACGCCGGGCAACGTCGGTGTCGAGCATCACCAGCCAGGCGCCGGCCTGGCA
It encodes:
- a CDS encoding 3-hydroxyacyl-ACP dehydratase FabZ family protein codes for the protein MTTPLLDRTDLVRAAELAGLDTVLALEPGARGKATRNVPSTSAIFATHFPRFPVLPGVLILDDLARLAALVVDGAGSPERWSLAGATRIRYRRYVRPGDVAELSVEVVPGASDPVLRGTVRVDGAVVTTVGALTLRETATGGAA
- a CDS encoding beta-ketoacyl-[acyl-carrier-protein] synthase family protein yields the protein MTAQGRRRVVVTGIGAVTPLANDATGTWKALAEGRSGVREITTFDASAFPVRIAGQVTDFDLATAVPERRHRRYLSRGAGYGVAAAVEALAQAGPLDGDPYRRGVSVGGTVGRIELQQLADMSWLLESTGHRQIFRQSPAEVLERDQNVAPAVMADIGDCRGPFVSVSTACAGSAHALGEAYLRIQDGDADVMLAGGYDALTTWMDVLGFALLGALTQDSPDQPERACKPFDARRNGFVLGEGAVMAVLEEREHAIARGATVLGEIAGYASSLNAYRITDSPPDGGGAIRAMREALVDAGVQPDGIDYVVAHGTGTPGNDASETVAITEVFGPWAGQLAVSSPKSMAGHLTSAAAGLNLIAALGSIQDGLVPPTINLDRPDPALSLDYVPNVAASRPVRAALVNAFAFGGTNACFVVTGPGPRPGQESSR
- a CDS encoding 3-hydroxyacyl-ACP dehydratase FabZ family protein; the encoded protein is MLFQLTDRIVGYEPGREIRARKLTSRSEPYWRQTPDGPVMPPPLVLEVLCQAGAWLVMLDTDVARRAALLSVADVRFTGPVRPGDVLDVTATVESASDEMAVVSGTVVVGDRTVLEATDVMCALIDTAELDDPAVTRRQLAALTGAGQ